The following are encoded together in the Candidatus Woesebacteria bacterium genome:
- a CDS encoding helix-turn-helix domain-containing protein, which produces MTDKLNKKNLKLGELPDLLTVREVAELLRVSPLTIKRWGKRGKLPAIRINSRGDRRYKKEAVLWLLGMQSATE; this is translated from the coding sequence ATGACAGATAAACTAAATAAGAAGAATTTGAAACTAGGTGAACTTCCCGATCTTCTTACCGTACGCGAGGTTGCAGAGCTTCTTCGTGTATCACCACTTACCATCAAACGATGGGGCAAACGTGGTAAATTACCCGCGATTAGAATCAACTCCCGAGGAGACAGAAGATACAAAAAAGAAGCAGTTTTGTGGCTACTTGGTATGCAAAGCGCAACCGAATAA
- a CDS encoding rod shape-determining protein encodes MFRKQIAIDLGTANTLVWVVGEGLISNEPTVVAISADDSAVVAVGREAKKMLGRTPEALIASKPMREGVIADYQVTKAMLRYFIQKAYESSEVIDNQGRVKSRKDKNKAKTARTSNYLKYLPLARVQFFKPDVMICVPAGCTQVERRAALDATLAAGAAHAYLIDEPLAAAIGAGIPVSAPSGHMILDVGGGSAEAAVISLGGVVVHKSVRVAGNKLDEAIQEYLKKKHNLIVGDQTAERIKIKIGSAVTLDKEQSIEISGRDLIFGLPRSVVIGSTEVTEAMKPVLMQIIGAVKGVLEDTPPELAADIIDKGIVMSGGTSKLRNFDKLITDETGVPSHVAEDALYSVVRGTGVVLENIELWKRSVSTKR; translated from the coding sequence ATGTTTAGAAAACAAATAGCAATTGATTTGGGTACAGCAAATACTTTGGTGTGGGTAGTTGGTGAAGGATTAATATCCAATGAACCAACCGTCGTCGCGATTTCCGCAGACGATAGTGCGGTTGTTGCAGTTGGTAGGGAGGCAAAAAAGATGTTGGGACGGACACCTGAGGCATTGATAGCTTCTAAGCCGATGAGAGAAGGCGTAATCGCCGACTATCAGGTTACCAAAGCAATGCTGAGGTATTTTATCCAAAAAGCTTACGAATCGTCTGAGGTGATTGACAATCAAGGACGTGTTAAGTCAAGAAAAGATAAAAACAAAGCTAAAACTGCACGTACATCAAACTACTTAAAGTATTTACCTTTAGCACGCGTTCAATTTTTCAAGCCCGATGTCATGATATGTGTGCCTGCCGGGTGTACTCAAGTGGAGAGAAGAGCGGCCTTAGACGCTACACTGGCAGCAGGCGCTGCACATGCGTATTTGATTGATGAACCACTGGCTGCCGCTATCGGTGCGGGAATTCCGGTATCCGCGCCTTCAGGACATATGATTTTGGATGTCGGTGGAGGTTCGGCAGAGGCTGCGGTTATTTCGCTAGGTGGAGTTGTGGTTCACAAAAGCGTTCGCGTAGCCGGAAATAAACTAGATGAGGCAATTCAGGAGTATCTAAAGAAAAAACACAATCTAATAGTTGGGGACCAAACAGCCGAGCGAATCAAAATTAAAATCGGGTCGGCAGTAACGCTTGACAAGGAACAGTCGATTGAAATTTCAGGTCGGGATTTGATTTTTGGTTTACCGCGGAGTGTTGTCATTGGATCAACAGAAGTCACCGAGGCGATGAAGCCGGTTTTAATGCAGATTATAGGTGCTGTTAAAGGTGTTTTAGAAGATACGCCTCCCGAGCTTGCAGCAGATATTATTGATAAGGGTATTGTTATGAGTGGAGGGACAAGTAAACTGAGAAATTTCGATAAATTAATAACCGACGAAACGGGAGTTCCGTCGCATGTTGCCGAAGACGCTTTGTACTCAGTAGTCCGGGGAACAGGGGTTGTTCTGGAAAACATCGAATTATGGAAACGAAGTGTATCGACAAAACGTTAA
- a CDS encoding WecB/TagA/CpsF family glycosyltransferase: MNSKNTLMSKSKINQHIGILTNIGCVSITRQKVLKTVLERLTINSRLIIVTPNAEIALQAMRDKRFSNILESAHIVLPDGIGLIAAVKFIRMYCPKSKIARFPLFIVQGIVIGLSILINKKWLTKDINLIKGREMFVDLVKLANERKWKVYFLGGCGNEAKEAVDELKKKYVHVRFMYKEGPLLTLNAQPATPADIKLNEAVIESIKKYKPHMLFVAFGAPKQEKWIADNLNKLPVGLAMTVGGSFKFISGKSKLPPRLVENLGLEAMWRLVTEPWRFKRVFNACVVFPYDIFKAKLAQ; the protein is encoded by the coding sequence ATGAATAGTAAAAATACCTTGATGTCAAAGTCTAAAATAAACCAACATATTGGGATATTAACTAACATCGGATGTGTTAGCATTACAAGACAAAAAGTGCTAAAAACGGTGCTTGAGCGTCTTACAATAAATAGTCGGCTGATAATCGTAACTCCAAATGCCGAAATTGCTCTACAAGCGATGCGTGACAAGCGTTTTTCCAACATACTGGAGTCTGCACATATCGTTTTACCTGACGGCATAGGACTAATTGCAGCAGTCAAATTTATAAGAATGTATTGTCCAAAAAGTAAGATTGCGAGGTTTCCTCTGTTTATCGTTCAAGGCATTGTTATAGGTCTATCAATTCTAATTAATAAAAAATGGTTGACTAAAGATATTAATTTAATCAAGGGTCGAGAAATGTTTGTCGATTTAGTCAAACTCGCTAATGAGCGAAAGTGGAAAGTATATTTTCTCGGCGGTTGCGGCAATGAGGCCAAAGAAGCCGTAGATGAACTGAAGAAAAAATATGTGCATGTAAGATTTATGTATAAAGAAGGACCACTACTCACATTAAACGCACAACCGGCTACACCTGCTGATATAAAACTTAACGAAGCGGTAATTGAGAGTATAAAAAAATATAAACCGCACATGCTTTTTGTCGCATTTGGAGCTCCCAAGCAGGAAAAGTGGATAGCGGACAACCTTAACAAATTACCGGTGGGGTTAGCCATGACTGTCGGTGGGTCATTCAAGTTTATTTCCGGAAAATCCAAACTTCCACCCAGGTTGGTAGAAAATCTCGGATTGGAAGCTATGTGGAGGCTGGTTACGGAACCATGGAGGTTTAAGCGAGTATTTAACGCATGTGTCGTATTTCCGTATGACATATTCAAAGCCAAATTAGCTCAATAA
- a CDS encoding PEGA domain-containing protein, producing MSTKKSKGFSKINLIRLGLFSITGIIVISVATVLGLFASGYRFSKDTGLSPHGLLAIKSQPTGAQVFVNGEVKSATDDTIPLVPGNYDIEVRKDGFMTWSKRLTLEAEIVTEVKAQLFKLAPSLTAATLTGALNPTPSRDFTKIAYAIPPQTSIVNPANDKNGLWIFETINLPVGFSREPRKITDGDLTNSTWIWSPDGREILLTTPKGAYLINSQSFTPQNERINITIQKELILKEWETDWAKIINSQKEELPDELAEILNDKASQVLFSPDNDMVMYLASGSATIKDNLVKPFPGSSTQKQDRNIKTNHTYVYDIEEDRNYLIDDTSEGLIIEGGYSDTNNTKRASWFPTSRNIILADRDKVVIMDYDGTNRQTVYSGNYILPYAFPTVSDDRLILLTNFGATDTYPNLYSVSLR from the coding sequence ATGTCGACAAAAAAGAGCAAAGGGTTTTCCAAGATTAATCTGATTAGACTCGGGCTTTTTTCTATTACCGGGATAATTGTTATCAGTGTCGCTACAGTACTTGGCTTGTTTGCCAGCGGATACCGTTTTAGCAAAGATACGGGTTTATCACCACACGGACTCCTGGCAATAAAATCACAACCCACCGGCGCCCAGGTTTTCGTTAACGGTGAAGTAAAATCGGCCACAGACGATACGATTCCCCTTGTACCCGGCAATTACGATATTGAAGTTCGAAAAGATGGTTTCATGACGTGGTCAAAAAGGCTTACACTGGAGGCAGAAATTGTAACTGAGGTAAAAGCGCAGCTTTTCAAACTGGCTCCTTCTCTAACTGCCGCAACCTTAACCGGCGCTTTGAATCCGACACCCTCCCGCGATTTCACCAAAATCGCTTATGCAATACCACCTCAAACAAGCATTGTTAATCCCGCAAACGACAAAAACGGTTTATGGATTTTCGAAACGATTAACTTACCGGTTGGTTTTTCGAGAGAACCGAGAAAAATTACGGACGGTGACTTAACTAATTCAACCTGGATTTGGTCACCGGACGGACGGGAAATTTTGCTTACGACACCCAAAGGTGCATATTTAATCAATTCCCAATCCTTCACGCCCCAAAACGAACGGATAAATATTACCATCCAAAAAGAATTAATTCTGAAAGAATGGGAAACCGATTGGGCGAAAATAATTAATTCACAAAAAGAGGAGTTACCGGACGAGCTGGCAGAAATCTTAAATGACAAAGCAAGTCAGGTTTTGTTTTCTCCCGACAACGACATGGTTATGTATTTGGCGAGCGGGTCAGCAACCATAAAAGACAACTTAGTAAAACCATTTCCGGGATCATCTACCCAAAAACAAGATCGTAATATCAAAACGAATCATACATATGTATACGATATCGAAGAGGATCGGAATTACCTGATCGATGACACCTCGGAAGGATTAATAATTGAAGGTGGATATAGTGATACAAACAATACCAAAAGAGCAAGCTGGTTTCCTACCTCGAGAAACATAATTCTCGCAGACCGCGACAAAGTTGTCATTATGGATTATGACGGAACCAATCGACAAACCGTATATTCCGGTAATTATATTTTGCCCTACGCATTTCCGACGGTAAGCGACGACAGGTTAATATTGCTTACTAACTTTGGCGCTACAGATACTTACCCCAATCTCTACTCCGTGAGTTTGAGGTAG